Proteins encoded together in one uncultured Desulfosarcina sp. window:
- a CDS encoding MBL fold metallo-hydrolase, producing the protein MNDWFTIDQINKDTYIVSEYRHWEETHCYLLNGIECSLLIDSGLGICNIYNEIIKLTDKPIIAVATHIHWDHIGGHKYFPTFYAHGAELNWLQGEFPLTIEQIKEMVVDRCDLPDGYNVEEYDFFQGTPKKLLKNNEMIDIGGRSIQILHTPGHSPGHMCFWEKDNGFLFTGDLVYKDTLFAYFPSTDPEAYLKSLEQIASLPVEHVFPAHHSLDIQPEILSRMRNAFQELKNKGKLCHGSGVFNYDDWAVWL; encoded by the coding sequence ATGAATGATTGGTTTACAATAGATCAAATCAATAAAGATACATATATTGTTAGTGAATATCGACATTGGGAAGAAACTCATTGCTACCTTTTAAATGGTATTGAGTGCAGTTTATTAATTGATTCAGGACTTGGAATTTGTAATATCTATAATGAGATCATTAAACTGACAGACAAACCTATAATCGCTGTAGCCACTCATATTCATTGGGATCATATTGGTGGACATAAGTATTTCCCAACTTTTTATGCTCATGGAGCAGAACTCAACTGGCTTCAAGGGGAATTCCCTTTAACGATTGAACAAATCAAAGAGATGGTTGTCGATCGTTGTGATTTGCCAGATGGGTACAATGTAGAAGAATATGATTTTTTTCAAGGGACTCCCAAAAAGCTACTCAAGAACAACGAGATGATTGATATAGGAGGTCGTAGTATTCAAATATTACATACTCCCGGTCATTCGCCAGGGCATATGTGTTTCTGGGAGAAGGATAATGGTTTTCTTTTCACAGGGGATTTGGTTTATAAAGATACGTTATTTGCCTATTTCCCATCAACCGATCCCGAGGCCTATCTCAAATCTTTGGAGCAGATAGCATCATTGCCAGTTGAACATGTATTTCCTGCACACCATAGCCTTGATATTCAGCCAGAAATATTATCCCGAATGCGTAATGCCTTCCAGGAATTAAAAAATAAAGGCAAATTGTGTCATGGAAGCGGAGTATTTAATTACGATGATTGGGCTGTATGGTTGTAA
- a CDS encoding C45 family peptidase: MKGLGFRKEFNFGEVFGSRSGRLSSPLENTTQEKVLTIIFYSSLIYFQFRNGGNKMYHPRFNGNHYEMGRKMGNIFRQNNVKFPIKLDTFQVKHGRECGKLLEKHFPEAVDEIQGITDTIEYDNEVFTSWMMCMGSCLDINNGNCVEIRGCTAFSFTQKGQVYHARDNDLPPFLKKISKSVYYRPQNGNSFILNTSSFINGEEGINNYGLVVAMTYVLPILDEIEPGINSVFLVRYILEKCKTVDEGICALKELPIASSCNIILTDKEGKMVVVECHPHKINIRNNERNGAGESFIITVNHFTSKDMWKHDASDRNVYLSENRYQTVYNALMSMNCNDGVEFAKNILRGNYGFICQYDKQLNFDTIWSSVFDISNRKLYRAEGNPSRVKYKEDARFNNFF; this comes from the coding sequence TTGAAAGGTCTTGGTTTTCGAAAAGAATTTAATTTTGGGGAAGTTTTCGGTTCTCGCTCCGGGCGGCTGAGCTCCCCGTTAGAAAACACAACCCAGGAAAAAGTATTGACAATAATTTTTTATTCCTCTTTGATCTACTTTCAATTTAGAAACGGAGGAAATAAAATGTATCATCCAAGATTTAATGGAAATCATTATGAAATGGGCCGTAAAATGGGGAATATATTTAGGCAAAACAACGTTAAGTTCCCAATAAAACTGGATACATTTCAAGTAAAGCATGGAAGAGAATGTGGAAAATTGCTTGAAAAACACTTCCCCGAAGCAGTAGACGAAATTCAAGGTATCACAGACACAATTGAATATGACAATGAAGTATTTACATCTTGGATGATGTGTATGGGAAGTTGTCTTGATATCAATAACGGGAATTGCGTTGAAATTAGAGGCTGTACGGCGTTTAGTTTTACGCAAAAAGGTCAAGTTTATCATGCCCGAGACAACGATCTGCCACCATTTTTAAAGAAAATAAGTAAAAGTGTTTATTACAGACCACAAAACGGAAATAGTTTTATTCTTAATACATCATCGTTTATCAATGGCGAGGAGGGAATAAATAATTATGGCTTAGTGGTTGCTATGACGTATGTCCTTCCCATATTGGATGAAATTGAACCTGGAATCAATTCAGTCTTTTTAGTACGGTATATTCTTGAAAAATGTAAAACTGTTGATGAAGGTATTTGTGCCTTAAAAGAACTTCCTATCGCTTCAAGTTGTAATATAATATTAACAGACAAAGAAGGGAAAATGGTTGTTGTGGAATGCCATCCACATAAAATTAATATCCGAAATAATGAAAGAAACGGAGCTGGAGAAAGTTTTATTATTACAGTAAACCATTTTACATCAAAAGATATGTGGAAACATGATGCAAGTGATCGCAATGTCTATCTTTCTGAAAATCGTTATCAAACTGTTTATAATGCACTAATGAGCATGAATTGCAACGATGGGGTTGAGTTTGCAAAAAATATATTAAGAGGGAATTATGGTTTTATTTGTCAATACGATAAACAATTAAATTTTGATACAATTTGGTCTTCTGTGTTTGATATTTCAAATAGAAAACTATACAGAGCTGAAGGAAACCCATCTAGGGTAAAGTACAAGGAAGATGCTCGTTTTAATAATTTTTTCTAA
- a CDS encoding alpha/beta hydrolase — MKDLGFRKEFNFREVFGYSLRAAELPVVLKKIKSILTEKEQDMPNVTANGIQIEYGTFGESSFPALLLIMGGGSQMIYWEPEFCELLANEGYFVIRFDNRDIGLSTKFEEAGIPDMIAAMKGEPIIPPYTLEDMADDVVGLLDALSIDKAHICGASIGGMIAQVLSYRHPERVLSLTSIMSSTGNPELPQIKPEILAEVYKPTPGEREAYIEHNVNMWRKLWSPGFPFEEQRLRSVMGESYDRSYYPQGMARQSAAVLAHGYQRASIASIKSPTLVIHGDKDPFMSIEGGKETAELIPNAKLLIIEGMGHDMPKGAWPTIIDAILNHIRQASKK, encoded by the coding sequence TTGAAAGACCTTGGTTTTCGAAAGGAATTTAATTTTAGGGAAGTCTTCGGTTATAGTCTCCGGGCGGCTGAGCTCCCCGTTGTGCTAAAAAAAATAAAATCAATCCTTACGGAGAAGGAGCAAGATATGCCCAATGTGACTGCTAATGGAATCCAAATCGAATATGGCACCTTCGGTGAAAGTTCATTCCCCGCTTTATTGTTAATTATGGGGGGCGGGAGCCAGATGATTTATTGGGAACCCGAGTTCTGCGAATTATTGGCGAATGAAGGGTATTTTGTGATTCGGTTCGACAACAGAGACATCGGACTGTCAACAAAATTTGAAGAAGCAGGCATTCCCGACATGATAGCGGCAATGAAAGGTGAACCTATAATTCCTCCATATACTCTTGAGGATATGGCAGATGACGTTGTTGGTTTGCTAGACGCCTTGAGTATTGACAAGGCACATATTTGTGGTGCTTCGATAGGTGGCATGATAGCCCAAGTCTTATCATACCGGCATCCTGAACGTGTTCTTAGCTTAACCTCTATCATGTCTAGTACAGGAAACCCTGAACTTCCACAAATAAAGCCAGAAATTTTAGCTGAGGTATATAAACCAACTCCAGGCGAACGTGAAGCTTATATTGAACATAACGTGAATATGTGGCGTAAACTCTGGAGCCCTGGATTTCCATTTGAAGAACAGCGATTACGGTCTGTCATGGGCGAGAGCTATGACCGTTCGTACTATCCACAAGGCATGGCCCGGCAAAGCGCAGCAGTTCTTGCTCATGGTTATCAAAGGGCATCAATTGCATCTATAAAAAGCCCCACGCTCGTAATTCATGGGGACAAGGATCCATTTATGTCAATAGAGGGTGGTAAGGAAACGGCGGAACTGATACCTAATGCAAAATTATTGATAATTGAGGGTATGGGGCATGACATGCCTAAAGGGGCTTGGCCAACAATAATTGATGCTATACTCAATCATATACGACAGGCTAGTAAAAAATAA
- a CDS encoding LysE family translocator, producing MTLDFIFLYSVTVFIASIIPGPSMLLALTHGMQYGAKKTIASALGNVAVTLIQASISIAGLGTILVASETVFYLIKWAGAIYLIYIGFCLFLSSNSLLPKLDYDQPEQFNTLRKMFLQAALVTAGNPKAIVFFTAIFPQFIDPNSAYLFQSIILLGLGAVIAFGCFMIYAISGQKVVLLFSKAIVGKHLNKVIGGTFIGVGIGLATSNK from the coding sequence ATGACGTTAGATTTTATATTTCTGTATTCAGTGACGGTATTCATAGCCTCTATCATTCCTGGCCCAAGCATGCTGCTGGCCCTTACTCATGGGATGCAATATGGAGCTAAAAAAACAATCGCATCTGCCTTGGGTAATGTTGCCGTTACCTTAATACAAGCATCGATCTCCATCGCAGGTTTGGGTACCATCTTGGTTGCGTCAGAAACTGTCTTTTACCTCATCAAATGGGCAGGGGCAATCTACCTCATTTACATTGGCTTCTGCCTTTTCTTGTCGTCTAATTCACTATTGCCGAAGCTTGACTATGACCAGCCTGAACAATTCAATACACTGAGAAAAATGTTTCTCCAAGCTGCTTTGGTAACTGCTGGAAATCCTAAAGCCATTGTATTTTTTACAGCGATATTTCCACAATTCATAGATCCCAATTCGGCATATTTATTTCAGTCTATAATTCTATTGGGACTAGGAGCTGTAATAGCATTCGGTTGCTTTATGATTTACGCCATAAGTGGTCAGAAAGTAGTTTTGCTGTTTTCAAAAGCTATTGTCGGGAAGCACCTAAACAAAGTTATTGGCGGTACTTTTATAGGGGTTGGAATAGGACTGGCTACGAGTAATAAATGA
- a CDS encoding phospholipase D family protein, which yields MIFLHDNKSRPWFLQIGALALFVWLVPFLHGCSTLTVPPPSSPAVYAEKPAASGVIARTAQRFSSLHAPPASGFLALSDNQAAYEWRLTLVDQAVESIDVQYFIWQNDATGLMLFERLLQAADRGVRVRMLVDDFVFAAKDRNIAAITRHPNFDIKIYNPGRVRDSTLGGIGEFILYFKELNRRMHNKLFVVDNRMAIVGGRNIGDAYFGLSDTYNFRDLDVLVAGSVVEEISHAFDEYWNAELAYPGSAMSDKATIDDLAALRSRVSDYLATQRDRLATYLEPSSGSIDALEQLPRNMAIGEAHFIQDDPVVVDGEQLRLIDMLDHIADPSQSELIFVTPYLIPMKGSLEELAQTAARGVEVNILTGSMGSNNHTAAHSHYKKYRRSILATGANLYEFRHDPSPKIQDTSNVEPIEASFISLHTKAIVADGKRCFVGSLNLDPRALDINTENGLYIDSPGLCGQLAMEFETLLAPDNAWRVYLNNDNALRWESSSGTTSIQPARSFWQRIADFFFRLLPIEGQL from the coding sequence ATGATTTTTCTACATGACAATAAGTCAAGGCCTTGGTTCCTCCAGATCGGCGCGCTGGCGCTTTTCGTATGGCTGGTTCCCTTCCTCCACGGGTGTTCAACCCTGACGGTTCCGCCACCATCGTCACCCGCGGTCTATGCAGAAAAACCGGCGGCAAGCGGTGTTATCGCCAGGACCGCCCAACGGTTTTCGTCGCTTCATGCGCCGCCTGCCTCCGGCTTTCTGGCGTTGTCCGACAATCAAGCCGCCTACGAATGGCGCCTGACCCTGGTCGATCAGGCGGTCGAATCCATCGATGTGCAGTATTTCATCTGGCAAAACGATGCCACCGGATTGATGTTGTTCGAGCGATTGCTGCAGGCTGCGGATCGCGGCGTGCGCGTGCGCATGCTGGTGGACGATTTCGTGTTTGCTGCCAAAGACCGCAACATCGCTGCGATCACGCGGCATCCCAATTTCGACATCAAGATTTACAATCCCGGTCGGGTTCGCGACAGCACCCTGGGGGGCATCGGTGAATTCATACTCTATTTCAAAGAACTGAACCGCCGCATGCACAACAAGCTGTTTGTCGTCGACAATCGCATGGCCATCGTCGGCGGGCGCAATATCGGCGACGCGTATTTCGGTCTCAGCGATACATACAATTTCCGCGATCTCGATGTGCTGGTCGCCGGTTCGGTTGTCGAGGAAATTTCCCATGCCTTCGACGAGTATTGGAATGCCGAGCTGGCCTATCCCGGCAGCGCCATGTCCGACAAAGCCACCATCGACGATCTGGCCGCTCTGCGCAGCCGGGTAAGCGATTATTTGGCAACCCAAAGAGATCGATTGGCCACCTACCTTGAGCCGTCATCCGGTTCCATCGATGCCCTCGAGCAGCTTCCCCGGAACATGGCCATTGGAGAGGCGCACTTTATTCAGGACGATCCGGTCGTGGTGGACGGCGAACAGCTGAGACTGATCGATATGCTTGACCACATCGCCGACCCCAGTCAATCCGAGCTGATTTTCGTGACCCCCTACCTGATCCCGATGAAAGGGTCCCTGGAAGAGTTGGCGCAAACAGCAGCCCGGGGTGTCGAGGTCAACATACTGACCGGGTCCATGGGGTCCAACAACCATACCGCAGCCCACAGCCACTATAAAAAATACCGCCGGTCTATCCTCGCCACCGGAGCCAACCTCTATGAATTCAGGCACGATCCTTCCCCAAAAATTCAGGACACCAGCAATGTCGAACCCATTGAGGCGTCGTTTATTTCCCTGCATACAAAGGCCATCGTCGCCGACGGGAAGCGCTGCTTTGTGGGCTCTCTGAACCTGGATCCACGCGCCCTTGATATCAATACCGAAAACGGCCTATATATTGATTCCCCCGGTTTATGCGGTCAGTTGGCCATGGAATTCGAAACGCTCCTGGCCCCCGACAACGCCTGGCGGGTTTATTTGAATAATGACAACGCGCTCCGGTGGGAATCCAGTTCGGGCACAACATCCATTCAGCCGGCGCGGAGCTTTTGGCAGCGCATCGCTGATTTTTTCTTTCGGCTGCTGCCCATCGAGGGCCAACTATAG
- a CDS encoding transposase produces MLAVLFKAAVSSLMDLAMDPHYVGGRIGVLAVLHTWTRAMLYHPHLHCIVPAGGLDPEKDRWTPSRDKYLVPVRALSSLFRTRFMTLAKKRLPEIGLPKSVWDKNWVVNAKPAVQGADRVPDYLGRYVHRVAITNARILDSTEDRIRIRYLDRRKGQHRCASLQPDEFIRRFLQHVLPRGFHKVRSYGLLSPRYRANLKQLQQEFGEPEVNEEKSLDADIPQPFIPPDFGICPVCPACKKGLLKPLYWVPPRKRAPPQWI; encoded by the coding sequence ATGCTTGCGGTACTTTTCAAGGCGGCCGTATCGTCCCTCATGGATCTGGCCATGGATCCGCACTATGTCGGCGGCCGTATCGGTGTGCTGGCGGTATTGCATACCTGGACAAGAGCGATGCTGTACCACCCGCATCTGCACTGCATCGTGCCTGCAGGCGGCCTCGATCCCGAAAAGGACCGCTGGACGCCATCAAGGGATAAATACCTGGTGCCGGTAAGGGCGTTGTCGAGCCTGTTCCGGACCCGATTCATGACGCTGGCGAAGAAACGGTTGCCGGAAATCGGGTTGCCCAAGTCCGTCTGGGACAAAAATTGGGTTGTGAACGCCAAGCCTGCTGTTCAGGGTGCCGACAGGGTTCCGGATTATCTGGGGCGCTATGTTCATCGAGTCGCAATCACCAATGCCAGGATTCTGGACAGTACCGAAGACCGCATCCGCATTCGCTATCTGGACCGCCGCAAAGGTCAACATCGATGCGCGTCACTGCAACCGGACGAGTTCATCCGCCGTTTTTTGCAGCATGTTTTGCCCAGAGGGTTCCACAAGGTTCGCAGCTACGGGTTGTTGTCTCCGCGCTATCGAGCAAATTTGAAACAGCTGCAGCAGGAGTTCGGCGAACCGGAGGTCAATGAGGAAAAATCGCTGGATGCAGATATACCGCAACCATTCATCCCCCCGGACTTTGGAATCTGCCCAGTCTGCCCAGCATGTAAAAAGGGTCTCCTGAAGCCTCTGTATTGGGTCCCACCGCGGAAAAGGGCACCACCGCAGTGGATATGA